In a genomic window of Tripterygium wilfordii isolate XIE 37 chromosome 8, ASM1340144v1, whole genome shotgun sequence:
- the LOC120004540 gene encoding uncharacterized protein LOC120004540 has protein sequence MAIPLKASFFHSLPNQSRPVPISMLKRLLLSHYYLHQNHHYILQSSPVSKNFQFNFKRSSWPFSIISSRPFRAHRVLAMAEREDKMASHSHNLTNRLAAEHSPYLLQHAHNPMRPKDEFLNPASLCVEIRENLEFWVV, from the coding sequence ATGGCAATTCCTCTCAAAGCTTCTTTCTTCCATTCACTACCAAACCAATCCCGCCCTGTTCCTATTTCTATGCTCAAAAGACTGCTGCTTTCTCATTATTATCTACACCAGAATCATCACTATATATTACAATCGTCTCCAGTGTCGAAGAATTTCCAATTCAACTTCAAACGCTCTTCTTGGCCTTTCTCGATCATTTCTTCTCGACCTTTTCGTGCTCACAGGGTTCTTGCGATGGCTGAACGGGAGGATAAAATGGCGTCGCATTCTCACAATTTAACCAATCGCCTTGCGGCTGAGCACAGTCCGTATCTTCTTCAACACGCCCATAATCCGATGAGACCCAAAGATGAATTCCTGAATCCTGCTTCACTGTGTGTAGAGATTAGGgagaatttggaattttgggtTGTCTAA
- the LOC120004179 gene encoding transcription termination factor MTERF15, mitochondrial-like, protein MLSYQWTKRLQIPLRNLNTHFGCLISVESLIITKSFSSSNKENTIAGQEEKQLPFTLSYLINSCGFSLESAKSLSKHVKFENPKRPDSVNEVLRDHGFTNAQISKLIKIRPKLLLADKEKTLLPKFEFLQSVGISGAALADMVCSSRTILRHSLKNRIVPYYNFLKNLLKDDKKAALMLKRAACVRDFHNTAASCISLLQRHGVPHLSILRLLRHDVAVLFFKAEKFDEFVKMLSGMGFDPLDKNFILALRVVSGLSGESWERKMKAFKEWGLSKDEILLAFRRFPPFMALSEENISRKIEFLVTKMGWDPAAVVKVPCVLVHSMEKRIIPRCSVIQALLFKGLIKEKPPLSSFLIPIDKLFLERFVNRYQEQEPQLLDIFKEKMKVSDLGIGFEGLYELTPL, encoded by the coding sequence ATGTTAAGTTATCAATGGACCAAAAGACTGCAAATTCCCTTACGAAACTTGAATACTCATTTCGGATGTTTGATATCCGTGGAATCTCTTATTATCACCAAATCGTTTTCGTCAAGTAATAAGGAGAATACAATAGCAGGCCAGGAAGAGAAACAACTGCCATTTACTTTGTCTTACctcataaactcatgtgggTTTTCCTTAGAGAGTGCGAAATCCTTGTCCAAGCATGTCAAATTTGAAAACCCTAAGCGACCAGATTCTGTTAATGAAGTTCTCAGAGACCACGGATTCACCAATGCCCAAATCTCCAAACTCATCAAGATAAGACCAAAGCTTCTTTTGGCCGACAAGGAGAAGACCCTTTTACCCAAATTTGAGTTTCTTCAGTCTGTGGGGATTTCAGGAGCTGCTCTTGCAGACATGGTATGTTCAAGCCGGACCATCTTGCGCCATAGCCTAAAGAATCGAATCGTCCCTTATTATAATTTCTTAAAGAACTTGCTCAAAGATGATAAGAAGGCTGCACTTATGCTAAAGCGTGCAGCTTGCGTCAGAGATTTTCATAATACTGCTGCTTCCTGTATCTCACTCTTACAACGTCATGGAGTACCACATTTGTCTATATTACGACTCCTTAGACATGATGTTGCTGTGCTGTTCTTCAAGGCTGAGAAGTTTGATGAATTTGTCAAGATGCTTAGTGGAATGGGCTTTGACCCTTTGGATAAGAATTTTATCCTTGCACTTAGGGTAGTTTCTGGATTGAGTGGTGAATCATGGGAACGCAAAATGAAAGCCTTCAAGGAGTGGGGtttgtccaaagatgagatcTTGTTAGCTTTTAGACGGTTTCCCCCTTTTATGGCTTTGTCTGAGGAGAATATCTCAAGAAAAATAGAATTTCTTGTGACCAAAATGGGTTGGGATCCAGCAGCTGTTGTCAAAGTACCATGTGTTCTAGTTCATAGTATGGAGAAAAGGATCATCCCCAGGTGTTCAGTAATTCAGGCTTTGCTTTTCAAAGGGTTAATCAAGGAAAAACCCCCATTATCAAGTTTTTTAATTCCCATTGACAAGCTCTTTCTGGAGAGGTTTGTGAATAGATACCAAGAGCAGGAGCCCCAACTGTTGGATATATttaaagagaaaatgaaagtcTCTGATTTGGGAATTGGATTTGAAGGATTATATGAATTGACACCATTGTAG
- the LOC120004180 gene encoding glutaredoxin-C11-like, whose translation MDRVRELASMKAAVIFTKSTCCMSHSIKTLFYDLGASPAIHELDRDDRGKEMERALQTLGCNPTVPAVFIGGRFVGSARDVLSLHLDGSLKQKLIDANAIWF comes from the coding sequence ATGGATAGAGTAAGAGAATTGGCATCAATGAAGGCAGCAGTGATATTCACAAAGAGCACATGTTGCATGAGCCACAGCATCAAGACACTGTTTTACGACCTTGGTGCAAGCCCTGCGATTCATGAGCTTGATCGCGACGATAGGGGGAAGGAAATGGAGCGCGCTCTACAAACGCTGGGGTGTAATCCCACCGTACCAGCTGTGTTCATAGGTGGAAGATTTGTAGGATCAGCAAGAGATGTATTATCCCTTCATCTTGATGGGTCTTTGAAGCAGAAGCTCATAGATGCCAATGCCATCTGGTTTTAG
- the LOC120004500 gene encoding glutaredoxin-C13-like — MDKVKRVASEKGVVIFSKSSCCLCYSVKILFQELGVDPYVHDIDQDPEGREMERALVRLVGSAAVPAVFIGGTLMGSTNEVMSLHLSGTLNQLLRPYQQSMS, encoded by the coding sequence ATGGACAAGGTGAAGAGGGTTGCATCAGAGAAGGGTGTAGTGATATTCAGCAAGAGCTCATGTTGTCTTTGCTATTCTGTCAAAATTCTTTTCCAAGAACTCGGGGTGGACCCTTATGTTCATGACATTGATCAGGACCCTGAAGGCAGGGAAATGGAAAGGGCGCTGGTTAGGTTGGTAGGTAGTGCAGCTGTTCCTGCTGTGTTCATCGGCGGAACGCTTATGGGTTCGACTAATGAAGTCATGTCCCTCCACCTAAGTGGAACTCTGAATCAACTTCTCAGGCCATACCAGCAGTCTATGTCTTAA
- the LOC120003449 gene encoding zinc finger protein CONSTANS-LIKE 13-like, with the protein MTGSPPTMEPQNQQRQEQEQNRLCDYCNDCTALLYCRADSAKLCFSCDREVHSTNQLFSNHSRSQLCESCCESPASIFCETEHSVLCQNCDWDRHGLSLSSLHNRRPIEGFTGCPSASELLGIFGFDDVDSKTLSLNEDSDYGGLGDDGYLDFLVWDTPVVSVDDMIVSSGSSHDFQAMDVPPLPKNRNAACGKEKEEMLRQLRQLAKLEPNFNFTSVDVEPIRGFQSLETGQIRYHEETHIDQKPDAQPTSFPTCEDNVLQWLSDSGEGAPGFFPSTLVGNHFEENNVVPEKYSDGGSGCHTSNTREGQPPDSIPTENVSNFPKFAHYELNSQERDSAISRYKEKKKTRRYDKHIRYESRKARAESRMRIKGRFAKTDN; encoded by the exons ATGACTGGTTCACCACCAACCATGGAACCTCAAAATCAGCAACGGCAGGAGCAAGAGCAGAATCGACTCTGCGATTACTGCAATGACTGTACGGCACTTCTCTATTGCCGAGCCGACTCAGCGAAGCTCTGTTTCTCCTGCGACAGAGAGGTCCACTCCACAAACCAGCTCTTCTCTAACCACTCTCGGTCGCAGCTCTGTGAGTCCTGTTGCGAGTCCCCTGCTTCAATCTTCTGTGAAACGGAGCACTCTGTTCTGTGCCAAAACTGCGACTGGGATCGCCACGGATTGTCTTTATCTTCCTTGCACAATCGGAGGCCGATTGAGGGGTTTACTGGGTGCCCTAGTGCGAGTGAATTGCTAGGGATTTTTGGGTTCGACGATGTTGATAGCAAGACTCTATCTTTGAATGAAGATAGTGATTATGGTGGGTTAGGGGATGATGGGTATCTGGATTTCTTGGTGTGGGATACCCCTGTTGTTAGTGTTGATGATATGATAGTTTCCAGTGGTTCGAGTCATGATTTTCAGGCTATGGATGTTCCTCCTCTACCAAAG AATCGTAATGCTGCTTGtgggaaagaaaaggaagaaatgcTTCGTCAGCTTCGTCAACTGGCGAAGTTGGAACCTAATTTCAATTTCACTAGTGTAGATGTTGAGCCGATTAGAGGATTTCAGTCACTGGAGACTGGACAAATTCGGTACCATGAAGAGACGCACATAGACCAGAAACCTGATGCACAGCCAACTTCATTTCCTACTTGCGAG GATAATGTGCTGCAGTGGTTGAGTGACAGTGGTGAGGGTGCACCGGGTTTCTTTCCTTCTACATTAGTAGGAAACCATTTTGAGGAAAATAATGTAGTTCCTGAGAAATATTCAGATGGTGGCAGCGGATGTCATACTAGCAATACTCGTGAGGGACAGCCACCTGATTCCATTCCTACTGAAAACGTGTCAAATTTCCCAAAATTTGCTCATTATGAGTTGAACAGCCAGGAGAGAGACTCTGCAATCTCACGatacaaggagaagaagaaaacaagaag GTACGACAAGCACATTCGATATGAGTCAAGGAAGGCTCGGGCAGAAAGCAGAATGAGAATCAAAGGACGTTTTGCCAAGACAGATAACTGA
- the LOC120004356 gene encoding protein TRANSPORT INHIBITOR RESPONSE 1-like, with protein MLRMANSFPEEALEHVFSFIQSDKDRNSVCLVCKSWYETERWCRKRVFVGNCYAVSPGIVIRRFPDVRSIELKGKPHFADFNLVPDGWGAYGYPWIAAMGSAYPFLEEIRLKRMVVTDEALELIAKSFKNFKVLVLSSCEGFSTDGLAAIAANCRNLRELDLQESEVDDLSGHWLNHFPDTFTSLVSLNISCLGSEVNLSALERLVGRCPNLKTLRLNRAVPLERLSSLLTRAPRLVEFGTGTCSTEVRSDVFSNLAGTFSRCKELKSLSGFWDVLPTHLPAFYPVCCGLTSLNLSYATIQSPDLIKLISQCLSLQRLLVLDYIEDAGLEALASCCKDLRELRVFPSDPFVDVPNVSLTEQGLVSISYGCTKLESVLYFCRQMTNTALVTIARNRPNMTRFRLCIIEPRTPDYLTLDPLDVGFGAIVEHCKDLRRLSLSGLLTDRVFEYIGTYAKKLEMLSVAFAGDSDLGLHHVLSGCESLRKLEIRDCPFGDKALLANAGKLETMRSLWISSCSVSFGACKLLGQKMPRLNVEVIDEREAPDSRPEGCPVEKLYIYRTVAGPRLDMPGFVWTMDEDSSLRLS; from the exons ATGTTGAGAATGGCGAATTCGTTTCCGGAGGAGGCGCTAGAACATGTGTTCTCGTTTATACAGTCGGACAAGGATAGGAATTCGGTGTGTTTGGTGTGTAAGTCGTGGTACGAGACAGAGAGATGGTGTAGGAAGAGGGTTTTCGTCGGAAACTGCTACGCGGTGAGCCCAGGAATTGTAATCAGGCGATTCCCGGATGTTAGATCGATAGAGCTTAAGGGGAAGCCGCACTTTGCGGACTTCAATCTGGTACCGGACGGCTGGGGAGCCTACGGTTACCCCTGGATCGCCGCCATGGGCTCCGCCTACCCATTCCTCGAGGAGATCAGGCTCAAGCGGATGGTGGTTACCGATGAGGCCCTTGAACTCATTGCGAAGTCCTTTAAGAATTTCAAAGTTCTTGTCCTTTCCTCTTGTGAGGGATTCTCTACTGATGGTCTCGCGGCCATTGCTGCCAATTGCAG GAATTTGAGAGAGTTGGACTTGCAAGAGAGTGAGGTGGATGATCTTAGTGGCCACTGGTTGAACCATTTTCCTGATACATTCACGTCACTGGTGTCTCTTAACATTTCGTGTTTAGGCTCTGAGGTAAACCTTTCAGCCTTAGAGCGACTGGTCGGTCGGTGCCCAAACTTGAAGACCCTCAGGCTCAACCGTGCAGTGCCACTTGAGAGGCTCTCAAGCTTGCTTACACGGGCTCCTCGGCTGGTTGAGTTTGGCACAGGTACATGCTCAACTGAGGTGCGGTCTGATGTGTTCTCTAACCTGGCAGGGACTTTCTCTAGATGCAAGGAATTAAAGAGCCTTTCTGGGTTTTGGGATGTTCTCCCTACTCATCTGCCGGCTTTTTATCCTGTTTGCTGTGGTCTAACATCGTTGAATTTGAGCTATGCCACAATTCAAAGCCCTGATCTTATCAAGCTCATTAGCCAATGTCTGAGTTTGCAGCGCCTATTG GTACTCGACTACATTGAAGATGCTGGACTTGAGGCTCTTGCATCATGTTGCAAGGACCTGCGTGAACTGCGGGTGTTCCCTTCGGACCCATTTGTTGATGTCCCAAACGTATCCTTGACGGAACAGGGACTTGTATCCATTTCCTATGGCTGCACCAAGCTCGAGTCAGTTCTCTACTTCTGCCGCCAAATGACTAATACGGCATTGGTTACCATTGCCAGAAACCGTCCAAACATGACACGTTTTCGTCTTTGTATTATTGAACCACGTACACCGGATTACCTAACACTTGACCCGCTTGATGTGGGTTTTGGTGCTATTGTTGAGCATTGCAAAGATCTCCGGCGTCTTTCCCTCTCAGGTCTTCTTACAGATCGTGTGTTTGAGTATATTGGGACATATGCTAAAAAGCTGGAAATGCTCTCTGTGGCCTTTGCAGGAGATAGTGACTTGGGACTCCATCATGTGTTATCTGGATGTGAAAGCCTCCGGAAACTAGAAATACGGGACTGTCCTTTTGGTGACAAGGCTCTCTTGGCCAATGCTGGAAAGCTGGAGACAATGCGATCCCTTTGGATATCGTCTTGCTCAGTAAGTTTTGGAGCATGTAAGTTACTAGGTCAAAAGATGCCTAGACTTAATGTTGAAGTTATTGATGAGAGGGAAGCTCCAGATTCCAGACCTGAGGGCTGCCCTGTAGAGAAGCTTTATATTTATAGGACTGTCGCTGGGCCGAGGTTAGACATGCCCGGTTTTGTTTGGACGATGGATGAAGATTCTTCATTGAGGCTTTCTTGA